A single genomic interval of Perca fluviatilis chromosome 19, GENO_Pfluv_1.0, whole genome shotgun sequence harbors:
- the LOC120547879 gene encoding SLAM family member 9-like, translating to MEKLTGCWLLLAALNFALAQDTSTYFRDGGELTMDLRPPSSEPLNNILWKINGDLVAEWIKDAVPLAYYRTFNDRTTLDLTTGRLEIKHMTKNDTGVYSVEVNNKVQNERYNALLIKEVPQPEVWIRPLTCSPASDNCTLVCDGNITEPAGPVTYSWKKDGAEWKESGKNLVITKSGTSDVKTFTCRIQNPVSVRDSKPRDNPLLDKKPGSSGAGALVACSIVTIAVVVGAAVAGL from the exons ATGGAGAAGCTGACCGGGTGTTGGCTGCTGTTGGCCGCGCTGAACTTCGCTCTAGCCCAGGACACCTCGACATACTTCCGGGATGGCGGGGAGCTAACGATGGATCTGAGGCCTCCTTCTTCTGAACCTCTCAACAACATCCTGTGGAAGATTAACGGTGACCTGGTAGCTGAGTGGATCAAAGATGCAGTTCCTTTGGCTTATTACAGAACCTTTAATGACCGCACAACCCTGGATTTAACCACTGGACGTTTGGAAATCAAACACATGACTAAAAATGACACTGGTGTGTATTCAGTGGAAGTCAACAACAAGGTCCAGAATGAGCGCTATAACGCTTTATTGATCAAAGAAGTCCCCCAGCCTGAGGTATGGATCAGACCGTTGACATGTTCACCTGCCTCGGACAACTGTACGCTGGTCTGTGACGGGAACATCACCGAGCCAGCTGGACCGGTCACCTACAGCTGGAAGAAGGATGGAGCAGAGTGGAAGGAGTCGGGAAAGAACTTGGTCATCACCAAGAGTGGGACATCAGATGTGAAGACCTTCACCTGCCGGATACAGAACCCAGTCAGCGTGAGAGACAGTAAACCCAGAGATAACCCGCTCTTAGACAAGAAGCCAGGAAGCTCTGGAGCTGGGGCGCTTGTGGCTTGCAGCATTGTGACCATCGCTGTGGTTGTGGGTGCAGCTGTTGCAG GTCTGTGA
- the LOC120547878 gene encoding SLAM family member 9-like: MEKLTGCWLLLAALSSALAQDTPTYFRDGGELTMDLRPPSSEPLYNILWKISGDLVAEWIKDQVTGSVLVPLAYYRTFRNRTTLDLTTGRLVIKHMTKNDTGVYSVEVNNKVQNERYNAVWIKEVPQPKVWIRPLTCSPASDSCTLICDGNITEPAGPVTYSWKMGDGEWKESGKDLVITKSETSDVKTFTCRIQNPVSVRDSKPKRNPLLEEVAESSAVGWIVGGILVALAVIVGAAVAALWSLKKGPFKTQG; the protein is encoded by the coding sequence ATGGAGAAGCTGACCGGGTGTTGGCTGCTGTTGGCGGCGCTGAGCTCCGCTCTAGCCCAGGACACCCCGACATACTTCCGGGATGGCGGGGAGCTAACGATGGATCTGAGGCCTCCTTCTTCTGAACCTCTCTACAACATCCTGTGGAAGATTAGCGGTGACCTGGTAGCTGAGTGGATCAAAGATCAAGTCACAGGTTCAGTTTTAGTTCCTTTGGCTTATTACAGAACCTTCAGAAACCGCACAACCCTGGATTTAACCACTGGACGTTTGGTAATCAAACACATGACTAAAAATGACACTGGTGTGTATTCAGTGGAAGTCAACAACAAGGTCCAGAATGAGCGCTATAACGCTGTATGGATCAAAGAAGTCCCCCAGCCTAAGGTATGGATCAGACCGTTGACATGCTCCCCCGCTTCGGACAGCTGTACGCTGATCTGTGACGGGAACATCACCGAGCCAGCTGGACCGGTCACCTACAGCTGGAAGATGGGAGACGGAGAGTGGAAGGAGTCGGGAAAGGACTTGGTCATCACCAAGAGTGAGACATCAGATGTGAAGACCTTCACCTGCCGGATACAGAACCCAGTCAGCGTGAGAGACAGTAAACCCAAAAGAAACCCGCTCTTAGAGGAGGTAGCAGAAAGCTCTGCAGTTGGGTGGATTGTGGGTGGCATCCTTGTGGCCCTCGCTGTGATTGTGGGTGCGGCTGTAGCTGCGTTATGGAGTTTAAAGAAAGGCCCCTTCAAGACCCAAGGCTGA